In a single window of the Necator americanus strain Aroian chromosome X, whole genome shotgun sequence genome:
- a CDS encoding hypothetical protein (NECATOR_CHRX.G23549.T1) — protein MFTEVNIINDSEIALAWTKSSRKLLIFVTNQTDIIAKMRKSLTSHGLTINFCYVPTHKNPADAGTRIVAAGLIYDHDWIRGPRWLVDDRNGWPLRLIADVGTVYTENGRKVVLQSKIEVMTSSTTTTIDLSRFSSLTKALRTLAAVAKLLIRWVEGSNVKRGSHSSHSSHNATKHSRI, from the coding sequence ATGTTCACAGAGGTGAACATAATCAATGACAGTGAGATCGCACTTGCATGGACAAAGTCTTCACGCAAgcttctcatttttgttaccAATCAGACGGACATTATTGCAAAAATGCGGAAGTCTTTAACTTCTCATGGTCTGACAATCAATTTTTGTTATGTACCCACACATAAAAACCCTGCCGATGCGGGAACACGTATTGTAGCTGCAGGCCTTATTTACGATCACGACTGGATTCGTGGACCACGTTGGCTTGTTGACGACAGAAACGGTTGGCCGCTACGATTAATAGCCGATGTAGGCACAGTTTACACAGAAAATGGACGCAAAGTTGTACTTCAGAGCAAAATTGAGGTGATGACCTCTTCGACAACCACAACAATCGATTTATCAAGATTCTCCAGCCTGACGAAAGCCTTGCGAACGCTGGCAGCTGTTGCTAAACTTCTAATCAGATGGGTGGAAGGAAGTAATGTGAAACGAGGCTCACATAGCTCACATAGCTCACATAATGCTACGAAGCATAGCAGAATTTGA
- a CDS encoding hypothetical protein (NECATOR_CHRX.G23550.T1), whose translation MAPLLIKPKSLMRETYATGIQWKDTVAEDLRNKWYAALQEVNDVSITVPRRLLSEHIAPNKSSLWVFADASKVAIAVCAYLRCEQNNQVMQLISDKTRLAPRRTFQTIPRLEL comes from the coding sequence ATGGCACCATTATTAATTAAGCCTAAATCGCTGATGCGAGAGACCTATGCGACTGGCATACAGTGGAAGGATACCGTAGCAGAAGATTTACGCAACAAATGGTACGCTGCCTTACAAGAGGTTAACGATGTATCGATTACTGTACCTCGCCGCTTATTGAGTGAACACATTGCTCCTAATAAATCCTCACTCTGGGTATTTGCTGATGCAAGTAAGGTCGCCATAGCAGTATGCGCATATCTAAGGTGCGAACAGAACAATCAGGTCATGCAGTTGATTAGCGACAAGACTAGACTTGCACCCAGAAGGACCTTTCAAACAATACCGAGACTGGAACTGTAA
- a CDS encoding hypothetical protein (NECATOR_CHRX.G23551.T3): protein MAFCTTALDFRVSDSCAIHRYYRTPSNFFEYGVGKYLTTPSLALKTLDVARSINVITLEKEALISGTRIENAEGQESAFLGYTSRGVSVVLPNRPVRVVLFGFWLDELQTVSFTITENCSATPLIFDQVDFVIQTDKRVVVSTQFPEAPRGEYYRLCIKSRSRHNTIPEFLQVCEVEQ from the exons ATGGCTTTCTGCACAACTGCACTGGACTTCAG AGTAAGCGACTCCTGTGCAATTCACCGCTATTACAGAACACCCTCAAA CTTTTTTGAGTATGGTGTCGGGAAATATTTGACTACTCCTTCACTTGCGCTCAAG ACCTTAGATGTTGCTCGTTCAATTAATGTTATAACACTGGAGAAGGAAGCACTCATTTCTGGGACAAGAATTGAGAACGCTGAGGGACAAGAGAGTGCTTTCTTAGGTTACAC AAGTCGAGGTGTCAGTGTTGTATTGCCCAATCGCCCTGTGCGGGTCGTATTGTTCGGGTTCTGGCTCGACGAATTGCAAACG GTCTCCTTTACCATCACAGAGAATTGCTCCGCAACTCCTCTTATTTTTGACCAAGTGGATTTTGTCATCCAAACTGACAAAAGAGTGGTTGTCAGTACCCAGTTCCCTGA AGCACCTAGGGGCGAGTACTACCGTTTATGTATCAAATCAAGATCCAGACACAACACCATCCCGGAGTTCTTACAGGTTTGTGAAGTAGAACAGTAA
- a CDS encoding hypothetical protein (NECATOR_CHRX.G23551.T2): MAFCTTALDFRTPSNFFEYGVGKYLTTPSLALKTLDVARSINVITLEKEALISGTRIENAEGQESAFLGYTSRGVSVVLPNRPVRVVLFGFWLDELQTVSFTITENCSATPLIFDQVDFVIQTDKRVVVSTQFPEAPRGEYYRLCIKSRSRHNTIPEFLQVCEVEQ, from the exons ATGGCTTTCTGCACAACTGCACTGGACTTCAG AACACCCTCAAA CTTTTTTGAGTATGGTGTCGGGAAATATTTGACTACTCCTTCACTTGCGCTCAAG ACCTTAGATGTTGCTCGTTCAATTAATGTTATAACACTGGAGAAGGAAGCACTCATTTCTGGGACAAGAATTGAGAACGCTGAGGGACAAGAGAGTGCTTTCTTAGGTTACAC AAGTCGAGGTGTCAGTGTTGTATTGCCCAATCGCCCTGTGCGGGTCGTATTGTTCGGGTTCTGGCTCGACGAATTGCAAACG GTCTCCTTTACCATCACAGAGAATTGCTCCGCAACTCCTCTTATTTTTGACCAAGTGGATTTTGTCATCCAAACTGACAAAAGAGTGGTTGTCAGTACCCAGTTCCCTGA AGCACCTAGGGGCGAGTACTACCGTTTATGTATCAAATCAAGATCCAGACACAACACCATCCCGGAGTTCTTACAGGTTTGTGAAGTAGAACAGTAA